Proteins co-encoded in one Haladaptatus sp. ZSTT2 genomic window:
- a CDS encoding nucleoside phosphorylase produces MDAEDPNDDVQYHLGVGSDDVANAVLLPGDPDRVEKITQFWDDFEIRGAHREYRTATGSYDGAPISVTSTGIGSPSAAIAVEELARIGVDTFIRVGSCGAIQPEMDVGDLVITTGGVRQEGTSSEYVREDYPAVADQQVVMALIAAAERLDYDYHTGITMSADSFYAGQGRAGFEGFEARGAEEMIAELKDANVKNIEMEASAIMTIANIYGLRAGAVCTVYANRVTGEFRTEGEGRAAETASLAVKLLAKMDEAAKEAGADQWHPGLPLE; encoded by the coding sequence ATGGACGCAGAAGACCCAAACGACGACGTACAGTACCACCTCGGCGTCGGCTCTGACGACGTTGCAAACGCCGTGCTCCTTCCCGGCGACCCAGACCGCGTCGAGAAGATTACCCAGTTCTGGGACGACTTCGAGATTCGCGGCGCACACCGCGAATATCGCACCGCGACGGGCAGCTACGACGGCGCACCAATCAGTGTCACCTCTACGGGTATCGGCAGTCCCTCTGCCGCCATCGCCGTCGAAGAACTCGCGCGCATCGGCGTGGACACGTTCATCCGCGTCGGCTCGTGTGGTGCAATCCAGCCCGAGATGGACGTTGGCGACCTCGTGATTACGACGGGCGGCGTCCGCCAAGAAGGCACGAGTTCCGAATACGTCCGCGAGGACTACCCCGCCGTCGCAGACCAGCAGGTCGTCATGGCCTTGATTGCGGCCGCAGAACGCCTCGACTACGACTACCACACGGGAATTACGATGTCCGCAGACAGCTTCTACGCCGGGCAGGGTCGCGCCGGGTTCGAAGGCTTCGAAGCCCGCGGGGCAGAAGAAATGATAGCGGAACTCAAAGACGCGAACGTGAAGAACATCGAGATGGAGGCCTCTGCCATCATGACCATCGCCAACATCTACGGGCTTCGCGCCGGGGCGGTCTGTACCGTTTACGCGAACCGAGTGACAGGAGAGTTCCGCACCGAAGGCGAAGGCCGTGCAGCGGAGACGGCGTCGCTCGCGGTGAAACTCTTAGCGAAGATGGACGAAGCCGCGAAAGAGGCCGGAGCCGACCAGTGGCATCCGGGCCTTCCGCTGGAATAA
- the cdd gene encoding cytidine deaminase encodes MDALIEAAREIQSAAHVPYSDYRVGAAVETADGTVFTGCNLENANYSNSLHAEEVAIAEAVKNGHRDFVRIAVSSGRRDGVTPCGMCRQTLSEFCDPNLTVLCDEGEDVTEYTLGELLPNTITESHLK; translated from the coding sequence ATGGACGCCCTCATCGAAGCCGCCCGCGAGATTCAGTCTGCGGCGCACGTGCCGTACTCCGACTATCGCGTGGGTGCGGCCGTAGAAACTGCGGACGGAACCGTGTTCACCGGCTGTAATCTGGAGAACGCGAACTACTCGAACTCGCTGCATGCAGAGGAAGTCGCCATCGCAGAAGCCGTGAAAAACGGCCACCGCGACTTCGTCCGTATCGCCGTCAGCTCCGGACGACGCGACGGCGTCACGCCCTGTGGCATGTGTCGCCAGACACTCTCTGAGTTCTGTGACCCCAACCTCACCGTGCTCTGTGATGAGGGCGAAGACGTGACCGAGTACACCCTCGGTGAACTGCTCCCGAACACCATCACCGAATCCCACCTCAAATAA
- a CDS encoding SDR family oxidoreductase, with protein MNGIEGKVAIVTGASSGIGRATAMRFAEEGANVVVGDVLEDGGQETVDMITDAGGEATFVRVDVTNDADVKALVETTLDVYGGLDFAHNNAGIEGKMSQLADTPDDDWARVIDVNLTGVWRCMKHEIPVMIERGGGAIVNTSSVAGLMAAGGGPYVASKHGIIGLTRVAAVEYAKQGIRVNAVCPGVVDTPMVSRAAEDTPELIDQFVAMQPLGRMAEPNEIASAVVFLCSDDASFITAHPLPVDGGLLSI; from the coding sequence ATGAATGGAATCGAGGGGAAGGTAGCGATTGTGACGGGAGCGAGTTCGGGGATTGGCCGCGCCACAGCGATGCGGTTTGCCGAAGAAGGCGCGAACGTCGTCGTCGGGGATGTTCTTGAAGACGGCGGGCAAGAGACGGTCGATATGATAACCGACGCGGGCGGCGAGGCGACGTTTGTCCGGGTCGATGTGACCAACGACGCGGACGTGAAAGCGCTCGTTGAGACGACGCTCGATGTGTACGGCGGCCTTGATTTCGCCCACAACAACGCCGGTATCGAAGGCAAGATGTCACAACTCGCAGACACCCCGGACGACGACTGGGCGCGCGTCATCGACGTGAACCTGACCGGCGTCTGGCGCTGCATGAAACACGAGATTCCGGTGATGATTGAACGCGGTGGCGGAGCCATCGTCAACACCTCGTCGGTCGCCGGGCTGATGGCCGCCGGGGGCGGGCCATACGTGGCGAGCAAACACGGTATCATCGGCCTCACGCGGGTTGCAGCCGTCGAATACGCCAAACAGGGCATCCGCGTGAACGCGGTCTGTCCGGGCGTCGTTGACACGCCAATGGTAAGCCGGGCCGCAGAAGACACGCCGGAACTCATCGACCAGTTCGTCGCCATGCAACCGCTCGGGCGGATGGCAGAGCCAAACGAAATTGCGAGCGCTGTCGTGTTCCTCTGTAGCGACGACGCCTCGTTCATCACGGCGCATCCGCTCCCGGTCGATGGTGGCTTGCTGTCTATCTGA
- a CDS encoding ABC transporter permease: MNRYQQLDKRGKVALGAGVLAVVAVLALAVTDPETAGDVFALIDGNLASAALRTAVPIAFAALGGLFAEKSGVINIGLEGLLIVSAFAGAASIALLTNDPGAASETMVWVGFAIGVFTSILLSLLFAVVTIDLEADQIIAGLAVWLIALGLGPFAAQVLFSQFDSPSVNTLSTVAIPGLSQIPVVGPILFDANPTVYMLLIAVPASWYFLYHTPFGQWIRASGENPKALDTAGIDVRRVRYGSVLLSGALTGIGGAALSLVLVGKFTGGGATIVNGRGFIAITAYLFGNYNPVGTFLASLLFATLEALQFRLQILGIGIPKSIIQMIPFVLVIVVLALVGRTRLPAAAGEHYDSGED; the protein is encoded by the coding sequence ATGAACCGATACCAACAACTCGACAAACGCGGCAAAGTCGCACTCGGCGCTGGCGTCCTCGCAGTGGTCGCCGTCCTCGCGCTTGCCGTCACCGACCCAGAGACGGCGGGCGACGTGTTTGCCCTCATCGACGGCAACCTCGCGTCTGCCGCGCTCCGCACCGCGGTTCCAATCGCATTCGCCGCCCTTGGCGGCCTGTTCGCAGAGAAGTCGGGCGTCATCAACATCGGCCTCGAAGGTCTGCTCATCGTCTCCGCGTTCGCGGGCGCGGCGAGTATCGCCCTCCTGACGAACGACCCCGGTGCGGCCTCGGAGACCATGGTGTGGGTCGGCTTCGCCATCGGCGTCTTCACGAGCATCCTGCTCTCCCTGCTGTTTGCCGTGGTCACCATCGACTTAGAGGCAGACCAGATTATCGCGGGCCTCGCCGTCTGGCTGATTGCACTCGGCCTCGGCCCGTTCGCCGCCCAAGTCCTGTTCAGCCAGTTCGACTCCCCGAGCGTGAACACCCTGAGTACGGTTGCGATTCCGGGCCTCTCACAGATTCCCGTTGTCGGGCCAATCCTGTTCGACGCGAACCCGACGGTGTACATGCTGCTCATCGCCGTGCCCGCCTCGTGGTACTTCCTCTACCACACGCCGTTCGGGCAGTGGATTCGCGCGAGCGGTGAGAATCCGAAGGCACTCGACACCGCGGGCATTGACGTGCGCCGCGTGCGCTACGGGAGCGTCCTGCTCTCCGGAGCACTCACCGGCATCGGCGGCGCGGCACTCTCGCTCGTGCTCGTCGGGAAGTTCACCGGCGGCGGCGCGACCATCGTCAACGGTCGTGGCTTCATCGCCATTACCGCCTACCTGTTCGGGAACTACAACCCAGTCGGGACGTTCCTTGCTTCGCTGCTGTTCGCCACGCTCGAAGCCCTACAGTTCCGCCTGCAGATTCTCGGTATCGGCATCCCGAAATCCATCATCCAGATGATTCCGTTCGTCCTCGTCATCGTAGTTCTCGCGCTCGTCGGCCGCACGCGCCTGCCAGCCGCGGCTGGTGAGCACTACGACTCGGGCGAAGACTAA
- a CDS encoding ABC transporter permease, protein MTTASNIERIVISIAALIASIFVGGIVVLAAGFVAECSQPVLFFPGVGYSCYNPVSVYLELFTGPFSNAGVFGETLQQTTILLLTGLSVALAFRAGLFNIGTQGQFVMGSMATAITVPLLAPSLPGGLAGGLILIPLGLFVGALIGGLYGAIPGALKAYAEANEVITTIMLNFIATFLSLLIVSTWFKDPNSTNNTQTARIPDYAMLDSSVFPGDFSLVALAIALTLVVAMTWFLARTAFGYDLRISGIQEGAAAYSGVSAKKMTVISMGLSGALGGIAGAVYILMVTGRWMPTAPAFGFDGITVSILAGNNPVGAIFAAFLFGMLKVGRVAIDFNLDVPSQLVGVLRGLIILFVAMPEFFRMLGTRFNVGSKTAVATDGGEDQ, encoded by the coding sequence ATGACGACCGCCTCGAACATAGAACGCATCGTCATCAGCATCGCCGCGCTCATCGCGTCGATTTTCGTCGGCGGCATCGTTGTGCTCGCCGCCGGTTTCGTCGCAGAGTGTTCACAACCAGTCCTGTTCTTCCCGGGCGTGGGCTACTCGTGTTACAACCCCGTCTCGGTGTATCTCGAACTGTTCACCGGGCCGTTCTCGAATGCGGGTGTGTTCGGTGAGACGCTCCAGCAGACGACGATTCTCCTGCTCACCGGGCTGTCGGTCGCACTCGCGTTCCGCGCTGGCCTGTTCAACATCGGGACGCAGGGGCAGTTCGTCATGGGTTCGATGGCGACGGCTATCACCGTCCCGCTGCTCGCCCCGTCGCTTCCCGGCGGACTCGCTGGTGGCCTCATCCTGATTCCACTCGGGCTGTTCGTCGGCGCGCTCATCGGCGGCCTCTATGGCGCGATTCCGGGTGCGCTCAAAGCCTACGCAGAGGCAAACGAGGTCATCACGACCATCATGTTGAACTTCATCGCGACGTTCCTCTCGCTGCTCATCGTCTCGACGTGGTTCAAAGACCCGAACAGCACGAACAACACGCAGACGGCGCGGATTCCGGACTACGCGATGCTCGACTCCTCGGTATTCCCGGGTGACTTCTCGCTCGTCGCGCTTGCGATTGCACTCACCCTCGTCGTCGCGATGACGTGGTTCCTCGCACGCACGGCGTTTGGCTACGACCTGCGCATCAGCGGGATACAGGAAGGCGCGGCCGCCTACAGCGGCGTGAGCGCGAAGAAGATGACCGTCATTTCGATGGGCCTGTCGGGTGCGCTCGGCGGCATCGCCGGGGCAGTGTACATCCTGATGGTGACCGGTCGCTGGATGCCAACGGCTCCCGCGTTCGGGTTCGACGGCATCACCGTCTCCATCCTCGCCGGGAACAACCCGGTGGGAGCCATCTTTGCGGCGTTCCTGTTCGGCATGCTCAAAGTCGGGCGCGTTGCAATCGACTTCAACCTTGACGTGCCCTCACAGTTGGTGGGCGTCCTTCGTGGCCTCATCATCCTGTTCGTCGCCATGCCGGAGTTCTTCCGCATGCTCGGCACGCGATTCAACGTCGGCTCGAAGACGGCCGTCGCAACCGACGGCGGTGAAGACCAATGA
- a CDS encoding ABC transporter ATP-binding protein produces MSETPAVRLAGITKRFPGVVANDNVDLTVEQGSVHALLGENGAGKTTLMNVLYGLYKPNEGTVNINGTPRDFSSPRDAIKTGIGMIHQHFMLVDPMTVADNVVLGNEPRKWFGLSMDRKKAIAEVTELADRYGFDVNPTAPLESVSVGEQQRVEILKALYRGADILILDEPTAVLTPQEVEELFTVFDELTDQGKTIIFISHKLGEAMEAADDITVLRDGKNVGSVDANTTSREELAELMVGREVMLEVDKTAADPGEQVLGVESVSVRDDRGVAKLTDLAFEVKSGEVFGIAGVDGNGQSELINAVTGLSSIDTGDIVYQGETITDLPRRERIERGMSYIPEDRQESGVVMDYDLIQNAALGNQHTAPFASGVRIDWDYTENHAAEIIDEYDVRPPDKRATAESLSGGNQQKFIVGREFKRNPDFVVAAHPTRGVDVGSIEFIHDQLIDLRNEGTAVLLVSSKLEEVTQLSDRLAVMHDGEFMAIVDPEDVTEEELGLLMAGEYPAGFDGGDGS; encoded by the coding sequence ATGAGTGAGACACCAGCCGTACGACTAGCCGGGATTACGAAGCGGTTTCCGGGCGTAGTTGCCAACGACAATGTCGACCTGACCGTCGAGCAAGGAAGCGTCCACGCGCTGCTCGGTGAGAACGGTGCCGGAAAGACGACCCTGATGAACGTCCTCTACGGACTGTACAAACCAAACGAGGGCACCGTCAACATAAACGGCACTCCCCGCGACTTTTCCTCCCCCCGCGACGCCATCAAGACCGGCATCGGGATGATTCACCAGCACTTCATGCTGGTCGACCCGATGACCGTCGCAGACAACGTCGTCCTCGGGAACGAGCCACGAAAGTGGTTCGGCCTGTCGATGGACCGGAAGAAGGCCATCGCAGAAGTCACCGAACTCGCAGACAGATACGGATTCGACGTAAACCCCACCGCGCCACTCGAATCGGTGAGCGTCGGTGAACAACAGCGCGTCGAGATTCTGAAAGCCCTCTACCGTGGCGCAGACATCCTCATCCTAGACGAGCCAACAGCCGTCCTCACCCCCCAAGAGGTCGAGGAGTTGTTCACCGTGTTCGACGAACTGACCGACCAAGGAAAGACCATCATCTTCATCTCGCACAAGTTGGGCGAGGCGATGGAAGCCGCAGACGACATCACCGTTCTCCGCGACGGCAAGAACGTCGGCAGCGTCGATGCGAACACCACGAGCCGTGAAGAACTCGCAGAGCTGATGGTCGGCCGCGAGGTCATGCTCGAAGTCGATAAAACGGCCGCAGACCCCGGCGAGCAGGTGCTCGGCGTCGAGTCGGTGAGCGTGCGCGACGACCGCGGCGTGGCGAAACTCACCGATTTAGCCTTCGAAGTGAAGTCGGGAGAGGTGTTTGGCATTGCAGGCGTCGACGGCAACGGCCAGTCAGAACTCATCAACGCCGTCACCGGGCTGTCGTCGATTGATACGGGCGACATCGTCTATCAGGGCGAGACCATCACCGACCTCCCACGCAGAGAGCGCATCGAGCGCGGGATGTCCTACATCCCCGAAGACCGGCAAGAAAGCGGGGTCGTCATGGACTACGACCTCATCCAGAACGCCGCCCTTGGTAACCAGCACACAGCGCCGTTTGCGAGCGGCGTGCGTATCGACTGGGACTACACCGAGAATCACGCCGCAGAAATCATCGACGAGTACGACGTGCGACCGCCGGACAAGCGCGCGACCGCAGAGTCGCTCTCGGGCGGGAACCAACAGAAGTTCATCGTCGGTCGTGAGTTCAAGCGAAATCCCGACTTCGTCGTCGCCGCCCATCCGACCCGCGGCGTGGACGTGGGGTCGATTGAGTTCATCCACGACCAGCTCATCGACCTCAGAAACGAGGGCACTGCTGTCTTACTCGTCTCCTCGAAACTCGAAGAAGTCACCCAGCTCTCAGACCGGCTTGCGGTGATGCACGACGGCGAATTTATGGCGATAGTAGACCCCGAAGACGTGACCGAAGAAGAACTCGGCTTGCTCATGGCCGGAGAGTACCCCGCCGGATTCGACGGAGGTGATGGCTCGTGA
- a CDS encoding BMP family lipoprotein produces MPVDRRRFLKAASALGVAGLAGCTTNTNSTSDSESTDGGDGGDGGEDPVNVGMVYATGGLGDKSFNDMAHQGVKQAAEEYNVEYENAEPEEASQVGDLQKRFAQSDSPNYDLVTGVGFVQKDGMVANAQEFPDQSFVLIDETAQTEDGEMLGNVANYRFKEHQGSFQIGYLTALLTTQEFSAGESSTKPDEKSVGFVGGFEIPLIEKFLAGFKAGVAHHDDSIEVQSAYAGAFNDPAKGKEIALTMYENGADIVYHAAGGTGLGVFQAARQKGRFAMGVDADQSKSNAEYKNVILASMVKHVDLAVYESVEAVVNGNFEGGVENRLGLDEGGVEAVYGQELGSAIPEDVKSKLEKSKQQIVDGEITVPSEL; encoded by the coding sequence ATGCCTGTCGACCGCAGACGATTCCTCAAAGCAGCGAGTGCCCTCGGTGTCGCTGGCCTCGCCGGTTGTACCACCAACACAAACTCAACCTCTGACAGCGAATCCACCGACGGCGGCGACGGTGGCGACGGCGGCGAAGACCCAGTCAACGTGGGTATGGTCTACGCCACCGGCGGTCTCGGTGACAAGTCCTTCAACGACATGGCCCACCAGGGCGTCAAACAAGCCGCAGAAGAGTACAACGTCGAGTACGAGAACGCAGAGCCAGAGGAAGCCTCACAGGTTGGCGACCTCCAGAAGCGGTTCGCGCAGTCCGACAGCCCAAACTACGACCTCGTGACGGGCGTCGGCTTCGTCCAGAAAGACGGCATGGTCGCAAACGCACAGGAGTTCCCAGACCAGAGTTTCGTCCTTATCGACGAAACCGCGCAGACCGAAGACGGTGAGATGCTCGGCAACGTCGCAAACTACCGCTTCAAAGAGCACCAAGGCTCGTTCCAGATTGGCTACCTCACGGCACTGCTCACGACCCAAGAGTTCAGTGCAGGCGAGAGTTCCACGAAGCCAGACGAGAAGTCCGTTGGCTTCGTCGGTGGCTTCGAGATTCCGCTCATCGAAAAGTTCCTCGCTGGCTTCAAAGCAGGTGTCGCCCACCACGACGACAGCATCGAAGTCCAGTCCGCCTACGCAGGCGCGTTCAACGACCCCGCAAAGGGCAAGGAAATCGCACTCACGATGTACGAAAACGGCGCGGACATCGTCTATCACGCCGCAGGTGGCACCGGCCTCGGTGTCTTCCAGGCCGCCCGCCAGAAAGGGCGCTTCGCCATGGGTGTCGACGCAGACCAGTCGAAATCCAACGCCGAATACAAGAACGTCATCCTCGCGAGTATGGTCAAGCACGTCGACCTCGCCGTGTACGAGTCGGTCGAAGCCGTCGTCAACGGCAACTTCGAAGGTGGCGTCGAAAACCGTCTCGGTCTCGACGAAGGCGGTGTCGAGGCAGTGTACGGCCAAGAACTCGGCAGCGCCATCCCCGAGGACGTAAAGAGCAAACTCGAAAAGAGCAAACAGCAGATCGTAGACGGCGAGATTACGGTTCCGTCCGAACTGTAA
- a CDS encoding phosphomannomutase — protein MELFGTAGIRGSARDRVTPSLALAVGRAAGDEHDEFVVGCDGRETGPALAAALEAGLESAGVSVYRAGQLPTPALAFAAQGRHGVMITASHNPPQDNGLKLFCDGVEYDRDAERRIEQRVADGQSPIDWDEWGAASTSEPLSAYRKAVCEYATTMGAPLDGLKVVVDCGNGMAALATPQVLRELGAHVVTLNGNVDGHFPGRESKPTPETLADLRAFLADGDFAFGIGHDGDADRSVFVDGNGDVVHEDTIVAIFAEHYVRTSTAEDPVVVTTPNASARIDERVREAGGRVERVRLGALHEGIETALETGTEGTSVVFAAEPWKHIHTQFGGWIDGPASAAVFARLVAAHGLNALREPVTERPYRKVSTECPDDRKEAAMAELETALPAAFPDAAVSTEYGVRLEREDGSWVLVRPSGTEPYVRVYAESEDVDTLVSTVIEIVKTAVVER, from the coding sequence ATGGAACTGTTCGGAACAGCGGGTATCCGCGGAAGTGCCCGCGACCGAGTAACGCCGTCGCTGGCGCTCGCCGTTGGGAGAGCCGCCGGTGACGAACACGACGAGTTCGTCGTCGGGTGTGACGGGCGCGAGACTGGCCCTGCGCTCGCCGCCGCCCTCGAAGCCGGACTCGAAAGCGCCGGTGTGAGCGTCTATCGCGCCGGACAACTGCCGACCCCAGCGCTTGCGTTTGCTGCACAGGGTCGCCACGGCGTGATGATTACGGCGAGCCACAACCCACCGCAGGACAACGGGCTCAAGCTCTTTTGTGATGGCGTCGAATACGACCGCGACGCAGAGCGCCGCATCGAACAGCGCGTCGCAGACGGGCAATCACCCATCGACTGGGACGAGTGGGGGGCCGCGAGCACAAGCGAACCGCTCTCCGCCTACCGCAAGGCCGTCTGTGAGTACGCCACGACGATGGGCGCGCCGCTCGACGGTCTCAAAGTCGTCGTCGACTGTGGCAACGGAATGGCCGCGCTCGCCACGCCACAGGTGCTCCGCGAACTTGGCGCACACGTCGTCACGTTGAACGGCAACGTAGACGGCCACTTCCCTGGCCGCGAGAGCAAGCCAACGCCCGAGACGCTCGCAGACCTGCGGGCGTTCCTCGCAGACGGCGATTTCGCCTTCGGCATCGGCCACGACGGCGACGCAGACCGCTCGGTGTTCGTCGATGGAAACGGCGATGTGGTTCACGAAGACACCATCGTCGCCATCTTCGCAGAACACTACGTGCGCACGAGCACGGCCGAAGACCCCGTCGTCGTGACGACGCCGAATGCGTCTGCGCGAATCGACGAGCGCGTCCGTGAAGCCGGTGGGCGCGTCGAACGCGTCCGGCTTGGCGCGCTCCACGAAGGCATCGAAACCGCGCTCGAAACCGGCACAGAGGGGACGAGCGTCGTGTTCGCCGCAGAGCCGTGGAAACACATCCACACGCAGTTCGGCGGCTGGATTGACGGGCCCGCGAGCGCCGCGGTGTTCGCCCGACTCGTCGCTGCCCACGGTCTCAACGCGCTCAGAGAGCCGGTCACCGAGCGGCCGTATCGCAAAGTCAGCACCGAGTGCCCCGACGACCGGAAGGAAGCCGCGATGGCCGAACTCGAAACGGCGCTGCCCGCCGCGTTCCCCGACGCCGCTGTGTCAACTGAGTACGGCGTTCGCCTCGAACGCGAAGACGGGTCGTGGGTGCTCGTTCGCCCAAGCGGAACCGAGCCGTATGTCAGAGTGTATGCAGAAAGTGAGGACGTCGATACCCTTGTTTCCACAGTCATCGAAATTGTAAAAACAGCCGTTGTGGAGCGCTAA
- a CDS encoding DUF5793 family protein yields the protein MRRDYFGVSFTNLDDETSEPQQPTLSISYTGPREKFSGWLNQADGTPLAAADVDVSFRLKRPIEADGSKGVLAVTNRTNGEFILEVNLETRDVLRFIRVARRYGNLADDEKHYTLHLDGPTGAVAFEKATFLVYSHTGELLHQHSLIPSGVEL from the coding sequence ATGAGGCGCGATTATTTCGGGGTGTCTTTCACAAACCTCGACGACGAGACCTCAGAGCCCCAGCAACCAACGCTTTCGATCTCTTACACCGGCCCTCGAGAGAAGTTCAGCGGCTGGCTCAACCAAGCCGATGGAACACCGCTCGCCGCAGCCGACGTTGACGTTTCGTTCCGACTGAAACGTCCCATCGAGGCAGACGGCAGCAAAGGCGTCCTCGCGGTGACCAATCGAACCAACGGCGAGTTCATCTTAGAAGTGAATCTCGAAACGCGCGATGTCCTCCGGTTTATCCGTGTCGCACGGCGCTATGGGAACCTCGCAGACGACGAAAAACACTACACACTCCATCTGGACGGCCCAACTGGCGCCGTAGCGTTCGAGAAGGCGACCTTCCTCGTCTACAGCCACACGGGTGAGTTGCTCCACCAGCACAGCCTCATCCCGAGCGGCGTCGAACTCTGA
- a CDS encoding DUF7549 family protein, translating to MAWVNSEYANELAVLATWLSALMPWSFSVASLDFGTVVVIRFLFFHIQYVLGVSFGDQEQILFTVLELQTFYENAQTILAQQIWLVGAVVFVLALAFSIALYLAEDRVANARADPVRVLGGLLSLTGLLLTAATVLLYQSFVGVAIPLGALFLLVFGVTLLRVERA from the coding sequence ATGGCATGGGTCAATAGTGAGTATGCAAACGAACTCGCCGTCTTGGCGACGTGGCTCTCGGCGCTGATGCCGTGGTCGTTTTCTGTCGCGTCTCTCGATTTCGGAACCGTCGTCGTCATCCGGTTTTTGTTCTTCCACATTCAGTACGTCCTCGGCGTCTCGTTTGGCGACCAGGAGCAAATCCTGTTCACCGTCCTCGAACTCCAGACGTTCTACGAAAACGCCCAGACCATCCTCGCCCAGCAGATTTGGTTGGTCGGTGCGGTCGTGTTCGTCCTCGCACTCGCGTTCAGCATCGCCCTGTATCTCGCAGAAGACCGCGTTGCGAATGCGCGCGCAGACCCCGTGCGGGTGCTCGGCGGCCTGTTGTCCCTCACCGGCCTCTTGCTCACCGCCGCGACCGTGTTGCTCTATCAGTCCTTTGTTGGCGTCGCCATCCCGCTTGGCGCACTGTTCTTGCTCGTATTCGGCGTCACGCTTCTCCGGGTCGAACGCGCCTGA